GGACGCGCCTTACCAGCTGTACCACTACCCGTCCAGCCGCTTCGCCGCCGATTTCGTCGGCGCCGGCGTGTTCGTGCGCGGCCTGGTGCGCGACATCGCCGGCGAGCGTCGCATCTCGATCGCGCTGGGCGATCTGGACGCCGGTGCGCTCGCGCATGGCACGCCGGGCCAGGTGGTGGACGTGCTGCTGCGCCCGGACGACGTGCTGCACGACGACGCCGCCCCCATGACCGCGGCGGTCGTGCGCAAGCTGTTCCGCGGCGCCGAGTTCCTCTACACCCTGCGGCTGGATTCGGGCGAGGAGGTGCTGTCGCTGGTGCCCAGCCATCACAACCACGCGATCGGCGAGCGGATCGGCGTGCGGCTTGAGGTGGATCAAGTTGTGGCGTTTCCGGTGGGGGCGGGCTGACCTGGCGTTGGGCTTTTTGACTACAATTGCGAATCAATCGCATTTGCAAACGGAGTCGACCCAATGAAGACCACCCTTCGTCTCGCCGTGCTGGCGCTGGCCGCCGCCGCCCTTCCTGCGCTTGCCCAGGACAAAGAGCTGAATCTGTATTCCGCCCGTCACTATCAGACCGACGAGGCGCTGTACGCCAACTTCACCAAGGCCACCGGCATCAAGATCAACCGCATCGAGGCGGGCGATGAGGCGCTGCTGGAGCGGCTCGCGAACGAGGGCGCCAACAGCCCCGCCGACGTCGTGCTGCTGGTCGACGCCGCGCGTCTGGCCAAGGCGCAGCAGGCCGGCCTGTTCCAGCCGGTGCAATCGGCGGAACTGAATGCGAAGATCCCCGCGAACCTGCGCGCCCCCGATGGCTCCTGGTACGCCTTTTCCACGCGTGCCCGGGTGATCGTCTACAACAAGGTCGCAGTGAAGGCTGCGGACGTGGACACCTACGAGGAACTGGCCGACCCCAAGAACAAGGGCAAGGTCTGCACCCGCTCGGGCGCGCATCCTTACCAGCTGTCGCTGGCGGCCTCGATGATCGAGCACCTGGGCGAAGCCAAGGCCGAGGAGTGGGCCAAGGGCGTGGTCGCCAACATGGCGCGCCCGCCGCGCGGCGGCGACACCGACCAGATCATGGCGGTGGCTTCCGGCGAATGCGGCGTCGCGCTGAGCAACTCCTACTACGTCGCGCGCCTGATGCGGTCGACCAAGCCCGAGGACAAGGAAGCCATTGCCAAGGTCGGCGTGCTGTGGCCCAACCAGGCCGATCGCGGCACCCACATCAACATCTCGGGCGGCGCGGTGGCCAAGTCGGCCAAGAACCGCGACAACGCGGTGAAGTTCCTGGAATACCTGGCCAGCGACCAGGCCCAGGCTTACTTCGCCAACGGCAATAACGAGTGGCCGGTGGTCAAGTCCGCGGCGGTGAAGAACCCCGCGCTGGAGCAGCTGGGCGACTTCAAGGCCGACCCGATGCCCGTGTCGGCGCTGTTGAAGAACGCCGCGGCGGCCCAGAAAATGATGGATCGCGCTGGATACAAGTGAGCGCACACTGAGGCGCGGTGCAATGCCGCCCCTCGATCAAAAAGGAAAAGCCGCGGTTCGCCCCGCGGCTTTTTTCTTGGCGCGGCGGCCGCAGCGCCACCCCACGCCACCCGCGGGAAGCGACCTGCTGTTACATCCAGTTCCACTTGTGTATGCATCCGCCTAGACTTCGCCTGCCTCAACAACCTGAAGCGGAGTCGTCCATGCAAAGCATCAGCAACTGGTTCCTGCGTCTGGCCGTCCTGTACCTGGTGGCCGGCGTGCTTCTCGGCATCGTGATGGCGGCGAGCCACGACCATCAGATGCATCCGGTGCACGCCCACCTCAACCTCCTGGGTTTCGTGATCATGGGGATGTTCGGCTTCTTCTATCGCCTGTGGCCAGAAGCCGCGGGCGCGCGCCTGGCCAAGGTGCACTTCTGGGCCTATGTGCCGGCCCACTTCGTGCAGATGGCGGCCCTGTTCGCGCTGTACCGCGGCATGACGTCGATCGAGCCGCTGCTGGGGCTGGTGTCGATGATCGTGGGCCTCGCCATCGTTCTCTTCGGTTACATCGTGTGGAAGTACACCGGCGAAGCCACTCCGGCGCGCGAGCCTGCCGCCACGGTGGGGGGCCTGGCCGCGCGCTGAGCTCCATCGGCGCACGCTAGGATGCGCCGATGATGAAATTCGATGCGATCCTGTTCGATTGCGACGGCGTGCTCGTCGACAGCGAGCCGATCACCAACGGCGTGCTGCGCGACATGCTCGAAGAACTGGGCTGGACGCTCAGCCTCGAGGAGTGCATGCGCATCTTCGTGGGCAAGGCGATCAAGGATGAGGCCGCGCTGATCGAGGCGCACACCGGGCAGCCGCTGACCGAGGACTGGATCGGGCGCTTTCGCGCGCGCCGCAATGCCCGCCTGGACCTGGAGGTGCAGGCGGTGCGCGGCGCCGTCGATGCGGTCGCCGCGCTGCATCGACGGCTGGCGGGTCGCATTGCCTGCGCCTCCGGTGCCGACCGGCC
Above is a window of Ramlibacter tataouinensis DNA encoding:
- a CDS encoding Fe(3+) ABC transporter substrate-binding protein, which gives rise to MKTTLRLAVLALAAAALPALAQDKELNLYSARHYQTDEALYANFTKATGIKINRIEAGDEALLERLANEGANSPADVVLLVDAARLAKAQQAGLFQPVQSAELNAKIPANLRAPDGSWYAFSTRARVIVYNKVAVKAADVDTYEELADPKNKGKVCTRSGAHPYQLSLAASMIEHLGEAKAEEWAKGVVANMARPPRGGDTDQIMAVASGECGVALSNSYYVARLMRSTKPEDKEAIAKVGVLWPNQADRGTHINISGGAVAKSAKNRDNAVKFLEYLASDQAQAYFANGNNEWPVVKSAAVKNPALEQLGDFKADPMPVSALLKNAAAAQKMMDRAGYK
- a CDS encoding HAD family hydrolase, with product MKFDAILFDCDGVLVDSEPITNGVLRDMLEELGWTLSLEECMRIFVGKAIKDEAALIEAHTGQPLTEDWIGRFRARRNARLDLEVQAVRGAVDAVAALHRRLAGRIACASGADRPKVELQLRRCSLMPYFDGRVFSGHDLPRSKPAPDVYLAAADAVAVPPQRCLVVEDTVTGVTAGVAAGATVWGYSPPEAGHDAPAALRRAGAAAIFTRMEDLPALVG